TATAATTCTGATAGCCTTTCGCCTCACGCGGATGCTCGCTCCAAAGTTTATCCGCACACTCTGACCAACACTTCGCGTAAGTATGACATTTGCCACACAGATGCTCCACTGTTTCCGGTGACTGAAGATCTGTGGATTTGGCACCTGTCTCATGTACCATCTGTTGCAGCAATTCCGGATTTTCCAGCATCGGACATGGTTTTAAATGATTACAGTTAAATGGCTGATGATCCCGATATGCCATAAAAAGCGGCTGTCTGAGCGCATCTAATAAAGATACTTCTTTTATATTGGCTCCAGAATAATGGATAAATACACACGGTTCCACATCTCCGTTCGGATTAATGTGGCAATAATTTCTTCCCCCTGCAATACAACCGCCTACAAATTCACCATCATTCTGGAAGTCCATAGCAAAAATAGGTTTTCCACCGTTCGTGGAACGAATCTTACGAACTCTGTGATACATATATTCTCTCTGCTCTTTTGTCGGTAAAAGTTCCACTGCCGCATCATTTCCTACCGGCATATAATGGAAATACCATGTAAATCTACATCCTTTTTCAATGATCATATCCAGGAACTCATCGGACGTAACTGTCTCAATGTTCTTACTTGTATAACAGATAGATGTTCCAAAAATCTGACCGGAATCCTTCAGCAGATCCATAGCATGCAATACTTTTTCATACACACCTGCGCCTCTTCTGAGATCATTAACTTCCTCAAATCCTTCCAGACTGATAGAAAGAGACAGATTGCCGACTTCTTTCATCTGCTCACAAAATGCTTCATCAACCAGTGTTCCATTCGTAAATGCATGGAATGCGCAATCATTATGTTTCTTACACAACTTTATAATGTCATCTTTTCTGACAAGCGGTTCTCCGCCAGTATACATGTAGAAGTAAATTCCAAGCTCTTTTCCCTGTGTAATAACACTGTCCAGGTCATTGTATGTAAGATTCAGCCGATTTCCATATTCTGCCGCCCAGCAGCCGGTACAGTGCAGATTACAGGCACTGGTCGGATCCATAAGAATCAGCCACGGGATATTACAGTCATATTTCTTACGCATTTCACGGATTGTCTTTGTTCCGTAAAATGCTGCCTCATATCCCAGATTCAATGCAGTCTGACGAATGACATATGGATCCAATTCATCAATCATGTGGTTGACATATTTTACCCATTTATTATCTGGATCTTGAATCATCTTACGTGCAGCCTCATAATTTTCTTTTTGGAAATTGTCTCCCATATATTTTTCTGTCAGATCTACCAGTTCCAAAAGACCTTTTTCACGATCTTTCTTCACATGTTTTAACACTGCATCAATCGCGGTTCCATACGCTGCTCTGGCAGCCTTATGTGTCAATGTACCCATATCACATTTCCTCCTCGTATATCTTATTTTTTCAATATTTGAGCTGATTATCAACATTGCACATCAATACATGCAATATTGAATCACTACATCTACTCCTGCAATCAGGAACAATGCGCCACCTGCAAGATATGCTTGACTATTATGCACTGTACCAAGCCTATATCCTACATATACACCACCAATTACACTCAGTACTGTAATTGGGAAAATCGTCAGTGACTGGTGGATCATTTGCGCTTCCAGAAACCCCATTCCAATTCCCGCAAGAAATGCATCTACACTTGTAATAAGTGCCAAAAATGTCGTTTTCTTCCAGTCAATTTCATCATTGCGCTGTTCAAGAATGTTTCGCTTCTTAAGTCCCTTCCAGATCATATATATGCCTAATCCTATAAATATCAGAACTGTCACTGCCTCCCAATGATCTGCAATTCGTGAACTTGAATTTGAAGAATCCCGGAATATCGGCAACAGAGTAAGCAGATTTCCTACAATCAGACACCCCCATTGAACACCTCCGAAAAGCAGGCATAAACCAAATAGATTTTTCTTATTGATCTTTGAAAATCCAGCCCCCATATAAGCCATCGCTACAAATACATCTAAAGACAATCCTGCTGAGATTATTACAATCTCAAGAACAGACATAACCATCACCTGCCTTGTACTCTTAATTATGTTGTGATGAACAAAACCTTTCACTTCTCATGCATTTGCTCACAAATAAGTAAAAAAGTTTTGTTCCGTCCCTTGACATCATTGTATTAAAACATGAAAAAGAAAGGAATGTACAAAAGGTGGGAAACGTTATCCAAATGCTACATTTATAAAAATATGTCGCATACATTCTCACTCTCTGATAGAAAATGTTTTTTCTCCGAAAGATTATTTCATCTGCCATAAGATTACAATATAGAAAAGAACACCTTCCAAAAAATCTGCATTTTTCAGAAAGTGTTCTTCTTAATTATTCTATGTTCTTTTTTCTTAGTGATGGAACAGACGAATACCTGTGAATGACATCACCATGTTATATTTGTTACATGTATCGATAACATTGTCATCTCTTACAGAACCACCAGGCTGTGCAATATATGTAACACCACTCTTGTGTGCTCTTTCAATGTTGTCTCCAAATGGGAAGAAGGCGTCAGATCCAAGAGCGACACCTGTCAGTTTGTCCAGCCATTCTCTCTTGGCCTCTCTTGTAAATACTTCCGGCTTTTCTTTGAAAATATTTGGCCATGCGTCATCTGAAAGCACATCCATATAATCCTCACCGATATAAAGATCAATTGCATTGTCTCTGTCAGCACGACGGATATGATCTACAAATGGAAGATTCATAACCTGTGGAGATTGTCTTAACCACCAGTTATCTGCTTTCTGTCCGGCAAGTCTTGTACAATGAATCCTGGACTGCTGTCCGGCACCAATTCCAATTGCCTGTCCATCTTTTACGAAGCATACAGAATTGGACTGTGTATATTTCAAAGTAATCATGGAAATTGCAAGATCAATTTTAGCCTGATCTGTCAGTTCTTTATTCTCTGTAACAATGTTGGAGAAGAAATCATTGTCAATCTTTAATTCATTTCTTCCCTGCTCAAATGTAATTCCAAATACTTCTTTATGTTCAATCGGATCTGGTACATAATCCGGATCGATCTGAATAACATTGTAATTACCTTTTTTCTTCTCCTTCAGAATCTCAAGCGCTTCCGGCTCATATCCAGGAGCGATCACGCCGTCAGATACTTCTCTCTTGATAAGTTTTGCTGTATCGACGTCACAGACATCAGAAAGTGAAATAAAATCACCAAAAGATGACATACGGTCTGCACCTCTTGCTCTTGCGTAAGCGCTTGCAAGCGGTGACAGTTCACCAAGATCATCTACCCAGTAAATCTTAGCCAATGTCTCATCAAGCGGAAGTCCCACTGCAGCTCCTGCAGGTGATACATGCTTAAATGATGTTGCAGCCGGAAGTCCTGTAGCTTTCTTAAGCTCACTGACTAACTGCCATCCGTTAAATGCATCCAGGAAATTGATATATCCTGGTCTGCCGTTCAATACCTGAATCGGAAGATCCTTTCCATTCTTCATATAAATCTTGGATGGTTTCTGATTCGGGTTACATCCATATTTTAATTCCAGTTCTTTCATGATATTCCTCCTACTGATTCTTATTTATGATCTTTGTCTCATAAGTTCCGGTTGCAATATCAATATAACGCACAAAAAGTGAAACTTTATTATCTGCATTCAGACTGTTCCATACAAGATCTGTAAATGCTTCCATATCATCCGGAATGCTGACAAGCTTTGGCTCCCCTTCAAAACTTGGAAGTGGATTACCATCACACTTGTATGTATGGATAAAATGTCCCTCTCCTGCTGCTGGATTCTCATATGCAAAGGTATAGCGGTGTGAACTCTCCGGATTACCATTGTTGCTCTTTAAAATAGACATTGCATAGTTGTATGTTCCATTCTCAATATGCATGATTCCGGAAATACGAGGAGTATAATTCGGTCCGTCCGGCTCAAATGTACGACTTCTCAGTGACTGTTCAAAAGTGAGCTGCTTGTCCATGCCTTCATAAACCGTGTCTGTCTGGTCGCCATTCGTCACAATGGTCTTATTACCAAGCACACGCACCGGTGCATAAATGATCAGACTTGGATCTGTAAGCTTTGACGGATCAAATGCCTGTGTACGGATTCCTTCTCCATCTTCTACGAACACGCGGTTTCTGCTGTTCTCACTTCTTCCCATAATAAAATATGCGGTCACAGCCTTCGTACCGTCCGCACTTCTACCAATAATAATTCCACGTCCCGGGTAGGAATTACTCTGTAATTCTTTTTCAAGATTCAACATTTCCATGAATATTCTCCTCCACAAGTATTCTAGTAACTGATCAAATCACATAATTAACAGATTATATCCTCATATGATCACCAATTACTACGCGCTATGCGCTCTTACAACTATTATATAAAAAATAATGATGTTTTTCCAGTCTTATTTGTGGTATATTATAAATAACTATTTAACCATTTTCATACATGGTTTTATATTTATCTGAATACGGAGGAAGAAACTATGAAAAAAAAGCATTTATGCCTTGTGTTAACGCTTATCTTTGCGTTGTTACTTGGCGGATGTGCCAGCGGTGAGACCGCAGACAAGTATGTAGGAGATCTGATCACTTCTATAAAAAAAGAGGATCCGTCTTCTTTATCTTCTTTTCTGGAACAGGGAATTTCAGATGAGAACGAAACGTATGTACTTCAGTTTCCGGACGAGCTAAAAGATTCTTATCTTAAGTTCCTTCAGGCATCATTTAATGCCGTAGAATTTGAGATAAATGGTGCTAAAAAAATTGACGATGAACGTTATTCTGTGCAACTTACTTTTACTCCACTGGATATTAAAGCAACTACAAAAGACACTTGCGAAAAATATAGTCCGGCCATCTCTTCTACAGATTTGAATACTGAGATGACAAAGCTTCTCGAAAAAGCAACGGAAGCTGTAAAAAGCTCTCCTTCTTACGAAGCCTCCACTCAGCTTACACTGGAGGTTAAGAAGTCAAAAGACGGTTACAGCCTTGATGACGAGCAGTTACAGAAATTATTCTCTGCTACTATGGATAACATTATGGCACCATATGACAGTGTATGCGAGATACTGGACGCTCAGGATTATCTCACATCCTGTCTGAATGCACTGTTTAAAAATGATGTAGCCGAATATGCAAAACATACTGGCGAGGACGAGTCTTCTGTCCAGTCTCAATTAGAAAGTTCTATGTACGCTCCACCGGAAGAGCTGAGTGCCTCATACACAGATCGTTATAGCGCTGCGCTGAAAGCAATCTGTAATAACTGTCAGTATTCTGTTGGAACACCAAAGAAACAGGACGGATTATTTAATTACATTATTGATGTAACTGTAACTCCAAACACAAGTTTCCAAAGTGCTATGAACGAACTCGAAACCGGAACTTACTATTCTGAGGAAGAAGTAGATCGTGCTCTTGTAGAATTGATGGAAAAATACGCTGCTGCACCAACTTATGGTGCACAGACAACGGTTACCGTTTCTCTGAACTTCAAAACACTGTCAGCGGCCGGTGCCGAAGATTCTGAGATTACTTCATTAATTGATACCATACTTCCAGTAGAATAGAGCATTCAGAATAAAACTGTATAAAAGAACCTGCCCCAAAATTGTGAGGCAGGTTCTTTTATACTTATATCACTATGGATCCAATATTGAATCTATTTTGTCAGAAGCATCATAATATCATTGCTTCTCTGAACAAATGCTGTCATCTCTTCTGGATTTAATGGCTTATGTGCCAGCATAGCCAGATCATACAACTGCTTGCAGATCAAAGATGTATTTTCTCCATCTTCATGTTTCTGTACATACTGTACCAGTGGATGATTTGCGTTCAGGATCAGGGTATTCTCTCCACCCATATCCATTCCCATGGAATCCATTCCATACATCTTCATCATCTCCTGCATACGGCGGCTCTGCTCTGATAATGTCATAATAGAAGCTACATTGCTGTCTTTCAGTTTCTCAACTTTCACATCCAGCTTGTCATTACCAAGCTCTTTGCGGAATGTTGCAGTCAGACTGTCTACAGTCTTCTGGAATGCTTCCTTTTCGTCTTCAGCAACTTCCTCTTTTGCATTATCTGTAACATCTGCATCAATTCTCTGGAACTGAACATTCTGATAGCGCTGCTCAAGCTGTGTAATGAATGGAGAATCAATGTTGTGTTTCAGCACAACTGCATCCTGTCCCTGTGCACGGAACATATTGATATACTGACTCTGCTGAATCTCATCTGTTACATAATAGATAGTTGTCTTCTTCTCTTCTGCATTTTCCTCGGCATTGTCTGGTGCTGCATTTTTATCGAGTTCTTTCAGCTCTCCACCATTTGCTTCTACGCAGTCTTTCAGTGTCAGATATTTTCCATCGATATCCTTAAAGAGAACTGCATCTTTCATCTTGTCACAGAACTTCTCATCTTTCAGACAACCAAATTTTATAAATGGACTGATGCTGTCCCAGTATTTCTCATAATCTTCACGTTTTGTCTTGCACATACCTGCAAGCTTGTCTGCAACTTTCTTGGAAATGTACTCAGCAATCTTGCCTACAAATCCATCATTCTGAAGAGCGCTACGTGATACATTCAGTGGAAGATCCGGACAATCAATAACTCCCTTTAATACCATCAGGAATTCTGGAATGACTTCCTTAATATTATCTGCAATAAATACCTGGTTATTATACAGCTTGATCGTTCCTTCAATAGAATCATATTCTGTATTAATTCTCGGGAAGTACAGGATACCTTTTAAGTTGAACGGATAATCCATGTTCAGATGGATCCAGAACAACGGCTCTTTATAATCCAGAAATACTTTGCGATAAAACTCTTTGTAGTCCTCATCACTGCACTCATTCGGATGTTTTGTCCAGAGCGGATGAATATCACTTAAGGATTCCGGACGCTTTTTAATCTTTACTTTATCTTTTGCAGGTGATACTTCTACAACTTCTTTTTCACCATTTTCATTCTCTTTTTCTTCGGTCTTGGCATCTTCATGAATGTGCTCAACAACCTCATCGTCCTCTTTCAGGTCTGCCTCGTCAATTGTCTCATACTCTGGCTCTGCATTTGCCTTTGATAAGAAAATCTCTACCGGCATAAAGGAACAATACTTCTGGATAACTTCTCTTACACGATACTCGTTCGCAA
The sequence above is drawn from the Dorea formicigenerans genome and encodes:
- a CDS encoding radical SAM protein, which encodes MGTLTHKAARAAYGTAIDAVLKHVKKDREKGLLELVDLTEKYMGDNFQKENYEAARKMIQDPDNKWVKYVNHMIDELDPYVIRQTALNLGYEAAFYGTKTIREMRKKYDCNIPWLILMDPTSACNLHCTGCWAAEYGNRLNLTYNDLDSVITQGKELGIYFYMYTGGEPLVRKDDIIKLCKKHNDCAFHAFTNGTLVDEAFCEQMKEVGNLSLSISLEGFEEVNDLRRGAGVYEKVLHAMDLLKDSGQIFGTSICYTSKNIETVTSDEFLDMIIEKGCRFTWYFHYMPVGNDAAVELLPTKEQREYMYHRVRKIRSTNGGKPIFAMDFQNDGEFVGGCIAGGRNYCHINPNGDVEPCVFIHYSGANIKEVSLLDALRQPLFMAYRDHQPFNCNHLKPCPMLENPELLQQMVHETGAKSTDLQSPETVEHLCGKCHTYAKCWSECADKLWSEHPREAKGYQNYKQK
- a CDS encoding phosphoribosylaminoimidazolecarboxamide formyltransferase, producing MKELELKYGCNPNQKPSKIYMKNGKDLPIQVLNGRPGYINFLDAFNGWQLVSELKKATGLPAATSFKHVSPAGAAVGLPLDETLAKIYWVDDLGELSPLASAYARARGADRMSSFGDFISLSDVCDVDTAKLIKREVSDGVIAPGYEPEALEILKEKKKGNYNVIQIDPDYVPDPIEHKEVFGITFEQGRNELKIDNDFFSNIVTENKELTDQAKIDLAISMITLKYTQSNSVCFVKDGQAIGIGAGQQSRIHCTRLAGQKADNWWLRQSPQVMNLPFVDHIRRADRDNAIDLYIGEDYMDVLSDDAWPNIFKEKPEVFTREAKREWLDKLTGVALGSDAFFPFGDNIERAHKSGVTYIAQPGGSVRDDNVIDTCNKYNMVMSFTGIRLFHH
- a CDS encoding manganese efflux pump MntP family protein is translated as MVMSVLEIVIISAGLSLDVFVAMAYMGAGFSKINKKNLFGLCLLFGGVQWGCLIVGNLLTLLPIFRDSSNSSSRIADHWEAVTVLIFIGLGIYMIWKGLKKRNILEQRNDEIDWKKTTFLALITSVDAFLAGIGMGFLEAQMIHQSLTIFPITVLSVIGGVYVGYRLGTVHNSQAYLAGGALFLIAGVDVVIQYCMY
- the htpG gene encoding molecular chaperone HtpG; its protein translation is MEAKKGSLSISSENIFPIIKKWVYSDHDIFVREMISNGCDAITKLKKLDVMGEYQLPDDYKASIHVEVNPEEKTLKFIDNGLGMTAEEVEEYITQIAFSGATEFLEKYKDKTTEDDMIGHFGLGFYSAFMVADEVHIDTLSYKDGATPVRWVSNGGTEYEMTEGDKQTVGSEITLYLNDDCLEFANEYRVREVIQKYCSFMPVEIFLSKANAEPEYETIDEADLKEDDEVVEHIHEDAKTEEKENENGEKEVVEVSPAKDKVKIKKRPESLSDIHPLWTKHPNECSDEDYKEFYRKVFLDYKEPLFWIHLNMDYPFNLKGILYFPRINTEYDSIEGTIKLYNNQVFIADNIKEVIPEFLMVLKGVIDCPDLPLNVSRSALQNDGFVGKIAEYISKKVADKLAGMCKTKREDYEKYWDSISPFIKFGCLKDEKFCDKMKDAVLFKDIDGKYLTLKDCVEANGGELKELDKNAAPDNAEENAEEKKTTIYYVTDEIQQSQYINMFRAQGQDAVVLKHNIDSPFITQLEQRYQNVQFQRIDADVTDNAKEEVAEDEKEAFQKTVDSLTATFRKELGNDKLDVKVEKLKDSNVASIMTLSEQSRRMQEMMKMYGMDSMGMDMGGENTLILNANHPLVQYVQKHEDGENTSLICKQLYDLAMLAHKPLNPEEMTAFVQRSNDIMMLLTK
- a CDS encoding IMP cyclohydrolase yields the protein MEMLNLEKELQSNSYPGRGIIIGRSADGTKAVTAYFIMGRSENSRNRVFVEDGEGIRTQAFDPSKLTDPSLIIYAPVRVLGNKTIVTNGDQTDTVYEGMDKQLTFEQSLRSRTFEPDGPNYTPRISGIMHIENGTYNYAMSILKSNNGNPESSHRYTFAYENPAAGEGHFIHTYKCDGNPLPSFEGEPKLVSIPDDMEAFTDLVWNSLNADNKVSLFVRYIDIATGTYETKIINKNQ